The Alphaproteobacteria bacterium sequence CTGACCGGCGAGCCCGAAGGCGACGAGGGCGACGGCGACGGTGCCGAGGCGGCGGCGGGTGGCTCCCTGGTCTGAGGGGCGGCGCCGGCGGTCGTAAGGGGCGCGCGAGCGCGAGCCGGCGGCGGTCCGGCCTGCGCCTGCGCCAGTGGTCGCCTGGACACAAACCCGCTTGCGCGATAAGGGAAGGCTTGCGGCACGGCACCCCGTCGGCGACGGTGTGACGCGCTGCCAGCAATTTCGAACAACAGGCCCAGGCACCCATGGCGACGACCAGCGACATCCGCGCGACCTTCCTCAACTATTTTGCCAAGAACGGGCACGAAATCGTGGATTCGAGCCCGCTGGTGCCGCGCAACGATCCAACCCTGCTGTTCACCAATGCCGGCATGGTGCAGTTCAAGAACGTGTTCACCGGCGTCGAACATCGGCCCTATGCCCGCGCTACCACCTCCCAGAAATGCGTGCGCGCGGGCGGCAAGCACAACGACCTGGAAAATGTCGGCTACACCGCCCGCCATCACACCTTTTTCGAGATGCTGGGCAATTTCTCGTTCGGCGACTATTTCAAGGATGCCGCGATCGAGTTCGCCTGGAACCTGGTGACCGGCGAATTCGGCCTGCCCAAGCAGAAGCTGCTGGTCACCGTTTATTCCGAGGACGAAGAGGCGGCGCGGCTCTGGAAGCGGATTGCCGGCCTCTCCGAAGACCGCATCATCCGCATTCCCACCAGCGACAATTTCTGGGCCATGGGCGACACCGGCCCCTGCGGTCCGTGCTCCGAAATCTTCTATGACCACGGGCCGGAGATCTGGGGCGGCCCGCCCGGCTCGCCGGAGGAAGACGGCGACCGTTTCATCGAGATCTGGAACCTGGTCTTCATGCAGTACGAGCAGGTGACCAAGGAGCAGCGGGTCGACCTGCCGCGACCGTCCATCGACACCGGCATGGGTCTGGAACGCATCGCCGCCGTGCTGCAGGGCAAGCACAACAATTACGACATCGACCTGTTCCGCGCCCTGATCCTGGCCTCGGCCGAGGCGACCGGCGTCGATCCGGACGGGCCGCAGGCGGCCTCGCACCGGGTTATCGCCGACCATCTGCGCGCCGCGAGCTTTCTGATTGCCGACGGCGTCCTGCCCTCGAACGAGGGCCGGGGCTATGTGCTGCGCCGCATCATGCGCCGCGGCATGCGCCACGCCCATCTGCTGGGCGCGCAGGACCCGCTATTGTACCGGCTGGTGCCGGAACTGGTGCGCCAGATGGGTACCGCCTTCCCGGAACTGGTTCGCGCCCGGCCGCTCATCACCGAAACGCTGAAGCTGGAGGAAGAGCGCTTCAAGCAGACGCTCGGCCGCGGCCTGCGCCTGCTGGAGCAGGAGACCGACAGCCTCGGCGCCGGCGACCGGCTCTCCGGCGATGTCGCCTTCCGCCTGTACGACACCTATGGCTTTCCGCTCGACCTGACCCAGGACGTGCTGCGCGCGCGCGAGATCGCGGTCGACACCGATGGGTTCGACGCCGCCATGGAACGGCAGCGGGCCGAGGCACGGGCCGCCTGGGCCGGCTCCGGCGAGGCGGCGGACGAGGCGATCTGGTTCGACCTGCGCCAGGAACTGGGCGCGACCGACTTTCTCGGCTATGGCACGACCGAGGCCGAGGGCGTGGTGGTCGCCCTGGTGGCCGACGGCCAGCGGGTCGAGCGGGCGGAGGCGGGCCGGCAGGTGGCGATCCTCACCAACCAGACCCCGTTCTATGGCGAGTCCGGCGGCCAGGTCGGCGACACCGGCCGCATTGTCGGCGAGGATGGGCGCGCCACCGTGCGCGAGACCCAGAAAAGGCTGGGCGACCTGTTCGTTCACCTCGCGACGGTGGAGGAGGGGACGCTGGCCGTCGGCGATGCGGTCGCGCTCAGCGTGGATACGGCCCGGCGCAACGCCATCCGCCGCAACCACTCGGCCACCCACCTGCTGCACGCAGCGCTGCGCCGCGCCCTCGGCGATCATGTCGCCCAGCGCGGCTCGCTGGTGACGCCGGATCGGCTGCGCTTCGACATCTCCCACCCCAAGCCGGTCGACGCCGACGAACTCGCCCGGATCGAGGCGGAGGTGAACGAGCGCGTGCGCCTGAACGCGCCGGTCACCACCCGCCTGTTGCCGACGGAGCAGGCGATCGAGGCCGGCGCCATGGCGCTGTTCGGCGAGAAATACGGCGACGAGGTGCGGGTGGTCACCATGGGCGGCGACGACCCGGACGACGCCGACCGGCCCTATTCGGTGGAACTCTGCGGCGGCACCCATGTGCACCAGACCGGCGACATCGGTGCGTTCCTGGTGGTGAACGAGGGGGCGGTGGCCGCCGGCGTGCGCCGGTTGGAAGCGCTGACCGGCCAGGCCGCCCAGGCCTATACGGCGGAGCGGCTGCGCCTGCTGGAGCAGGCGGCGCAGCAACTGCGCACCACGCCGGACCATGTTGCCGAGCGCATCGCGGCCCTGCTGGACGAGCGCCGCAAGCTGGAACGCGAAATCGGCGACCTGCGTCGCCAGCTCGCCACCGGTGGCGGCGGCGCCAAGCCGGAGGTGCAGGAGGTCGCCGGCATGAAGTTCGCCGCCCGCAAGCTGGCGGACGTGCCGGCCAAGGATCTGCGCGGCATGGCCGACGAGGTGAAGAAGCAACTGGGCTCCGGCGTCGTCGCCATCGTCACCGTGGTCGAGGGCAAGGGCTCGCTGGTGGTCGGCGTCACCGACGACCTGAAGGACACGGTCAGCGCGGTCGACCTGGTGCGGGCCGGCGCGGCCGCCATGGGCGGCAAGGGCGGCGGCGGCCGTCCCGACCTGGCCCAGGCCGGCGGCCCGGATGGCGCCAAGGCGGACGATGCGCTGGCTGCTATCGCTGCCGCCATGGGCGGGGCCTGACCGGCTCTTTCCCCCGTCCGAGCGCGGTCATCGCAACGAAAACGCCCGCCCCTGGCACCAGGGGCGGGCGTTTTGCCTTGCCGTGTTTCAGGCCGGCGCGGCGTTAATGAAACAGGCCCAGATCGTCGACGATGACGCCGCCCGAGGCCGTGATCACGACATGGTCGACATTGTCGAACATCGCATCGCTCAGGTGCAGGCCGGTTTCCTTGTGGTCCTGGATGCGCACGGTTTCCGAGCCGACCAGCGTGCCGTTGTCATAGCCTTCGATCAGCAGGTCGACCCTCTTGCCGCTGACGGCGGTGAAGAAGCCGCTGTCGAAGTCGAAATGGGCGCTATCGCTGCGGGCGAAGCTGAAACTGTCGCCGACGCTTTCGCCGGCGAACGAGCCGCTGACCACGCCGGTCTGGCGGTTGGTCAGCACCAGGTTCGTGAAGACGAACCCGTCCTGGTCGGCGCTGCCGCCCTCGAAGTCGATCACCGTGGCGATCGGCGCCGGCGGCGGGGTGCCGGCGCCGGCAATGTCGACGGTGACC is a genomic window containing:
- the alaS gene encoding alanine--tRNA ligase; its protein translation is MATTSDIRATFLNYFAKNGHEIVDSSPLVPRNDPTLLFTNAGMVQFKNVFTGVEHRPYARATTSQKCVRAGGKHNDLENVGYTARHHTFFEMLGNFSFGDYFKDAAIEFAWNLVTGEFGLPKQKLLVTVYSEDEEAARLWKRIAGLSEDRIIRIPTSDNFWAMGDTGPCGPCSEIFYDHGPEIWGGPPGSPEEDGDRFIEIWNLVFMQYEQVTKEQRVDLPRPSIDTGMGLERIAAVLQGKHNNYDIDLFRALILASAEATGVDPDGPQAASHRVIADHLRAASFLIADGVLPSNEGRGYVLRRIMRRGMRHAHLLGAQDPLLYRLVPELVRQMGTAFPELVRARPLITETLKLEEERFKQTLGRGLRLLEQETDSLGAGDRLSGDVAFRLYDTYGFPLDLTQDVLRAREIAVDTDGFDAAMERQRAEARAAWAGSGEAADEAIWFDLRQELGATDFLGYGTTEAEGVVVALVADGQRVERAEAGRQVAILTNQTPFYGESGGQVGDTGRIVGEDGRATVRETQKRLGDLFVHLATVEEGTLAVGDAVALSVDTARRNAIRRNHSATHLLHAALRRALGDHVAQRGSLVTPDRLRFDISHPKPVDADELARIEAEVNERVRLNAPVTTRLLPTEQAIEAGAMALFGEKYGDEVRVVTMGGDDPDDADRPYSVELCGGTHVHQTGDIGAFLVVNEGAVAAGVRRLEALTGQAAQAYTAERLRLLEQAAQQLRTTPDHVAERIAALLDERRKLEREIGDLRRQLATGGGGAKPEVQEVAGMKFAARKLADVPAKDLRGMADEVKKQLGSGVVAIVTVVEGKGSLVVGVTDDLKDTVSAVDLVRAGAAAMGGKGGGGRPDLAQAGGPDGAKADDALAAIAAAMGGA